The following is a genomic window from Verrucomicrobiota bacterium.
TCGAAAAAGATTTTCCGCGCCAGTGAGTAGCCGTTGGTGTGCAGTCCGCTCGACGCGATTCCGATGACGACGTCCCCTGCCCTCACCGTTTTCTGGCCGTTGAGCATTTTGGATTTCTCCACAACGCCAACGATCGTGCCGCTCACATCATATTCGCCCGGCGCGTAAAAGTCAGACATCTGCGCCGTCTCACCACCAACCAGTGCGCAGTGATTCTCCACGCAACCACGGACGAAGCCCGTGATGATCTGCTGGAAGACGTGCGGCTTCAACTTTCCGGTGCCGAGATAGTCGAGAAAGAAGAGCGGCTCCGCGCCCAGCACCGCTATGTCGTTGACGCAATGGTTGACGAGATCGTGGCCAATGGTGTCGTGCCGGTCCATCGCGAAGGCGATTTTCAATTTCGTGCCGACGCCATCGACGCTCGAAACGAGCACGGGCTGCTTGAACTTCTTTACGTTCAACGCGAACAGCCCGCCAAACCCGCCCACTTTGCCGAGCACTTCCGGGCGATGCGTGGAGGCGAGGAGCTCTGGTAGAGTGGCTTTGAGACGGTTGCCTAAATCGATGTCCACTCCGGCGGCCGCGTAAGCTTTTTGTTTCATCGTAAAATGCGGCGCGATTATTCCGTTGCCAACTCGCCACTGTCGAGTCTGGAAATGCACGAGGGTTTTTGATTTGCGACGCGCCAGCGATTCATTAACCTCCTCAGCACATTCAACAACAACGCAACATGAAAACCAATCGCCGCCAATTTTTGAGAAATGCCGGGATGGGTCTGGGCACGATCGGAGTGATCGGCCAATCCACTTTTGCCGCCGAAGCGCCAAAGCAACCAAGCTTCATTACTCGCTCATCCAAAATGAAGCTCGGCACCGTCACCTACAACATCGCCAAGGACTGGGATGTCCCGACGATCATCAAGTACTGCACCGAAACGAAATTCCAGGGCGTCGAGCTGCGCACCTCCCATGCGCATGGTGTGGAGGTGACGTTGAACACACACCAGCGTGAGGAAGTGAAACAGCGTTTCCGCGATTCGCAGGTTGAATTGATGGGCCTCGGCAGCGCGTTTGATTTTCATACTCCCGACCAGGCCAAGCTGCGCGCGGAGATTGCGGCCACCAAGCAATACATCATCCTTGCTCACGATGTCGGCGCTCCCGGCGTCAAGGTTCGCCCCAACGGTTTGCCCAAAGAAGTGCCGCCGGAGAAGACGCTGGAGCAGATCGGCAAGTCGCTGCATGAACTCGGCGACTTCGGCGACAATCACGGCGTGCAAATGCGCCTGGAAGTTCACGGCCAGGCCACGTCGCTCGTGCCCAATATCAAGACCATCATGGACGTGGCCAACCACAAAAGCGTCGGTGTTTGCTGGAACTCCAATCAGAGCGACCTCGAAGGCGAAGGTTTCGACCATAACTTCAATCTCGTGAAGGACAAGATTTTCACCGTCCACATGCGCGATCTTTATCTCGACGAGTATCCGTTCCGTAAACTGCTGACGCGCCTGAACGAAAACGGCTTCACTGGTTATTGCCTGGCCGAAATTCCGGAGAGCAAAGATCCGCTGCGGGTGATGAGATATTTCCGTTCGCTCTGGCTCGCGTATCAGAATTTGCTCTGATCGCTTAATCCGGCAGCGGTTTTCCTTTGGTCTCCGGCGCCAGCCAGATCAGGAACAAACCCAACGCGTAAATCAACGTCACGACCGCGCCCGCCTGCGCATAACTGCCGCCGTAATGCGTCACAAGCTGGCCTTGCGTTATGGCGCCGACGGCGGCAAGAATCCGTCCCGCGTTGAAGCAAAGTCCCTGACCCGTCGCGCGCGACCGCGTGGGAAACAACTCCGGCAAATACAACGGGAGCCAGCCATAAAACGCCGCCGTAAACGCGCCGGCCAAAAATGCGCCGACGATGAACGCGGCTCCGAATTCACTTACCGCGCGAAACAGCACACCGCAGGTGATCAGCGAACCGAGACACAGCGCAAAATACGCCGGTCGCCGCCCCATCCGCGCGCCAATCGCCGGCCCAATGAAACAACCGATTATGGCGCCGACCGACATAACGAACATCGTGATACCTTTGACTTGTGGCAACGCCTTGCCCGCCATTTTATCCGCCCACAACGGCAGCCATTGCACCGAACCCCAGGTGCCGATCAAGGCCACGGACGCGAAAGCGATGGCCAGCAACGTCGTCTTCCACAGGTTGCGCCCGAAAACTTCGGCGAGCGGATGCGTCGTGCGGGTCTTCACCGCTTCCTTCCAGCGATGCGATTCCGGCACTTTGAGACTGATCCATAATGCGAGCAATGCCGGCACCGCTCCCGCCAGCATCACCCAGCGCCACGAATCCGGCTTCACCGGGATGATCCAGGTCATCAGGCCGATCAGCGCGTAACCAAAGTTCGCCGCCGCGCCGATGACTCCGGCCATGAGCGGACGCTTGTCTTCCGGCCAACACTCCATCACCAACGCCACTCCGAGCGACCACTCTCCACCCATGCCCAACGCCGCAAAGAACCGAAACAGCCCAAACTGCCACGCCGCGCCTGCAAAGTAACACGCCCCGGTAAAGATCGAATACGTGATGATGCTGGTCACCATCGCGCGCACACGACCCAGCTTGTCCCCGAGCCAGCCGAAGAGAAGCCCGCCGGTCGCTGCGCCCATTAAGAACAAGGCCGTGATGTAGCCCATCCACGGGCCGACCTGCTGGTCGGCCTGGGTGCCGAGCAATTCCTGCAACGCGGGCCGCGCGACGACGGGGAAGATCGCCATCTCCAAACCGTCAAACATCCACCCTAAAAATGCCGCGACCAACACCAGCCACTGGGCTTTGTCGATTTTTGCAGTCTCAGTCATTGGCATATTTCGGCTCGGATTTGTTGGCGGTTGTGCATCGTGTGGTTCGTTGGAACGGCATAACGAAATGGCTTCAAAGCGCCGAGGTCAATGCTTAATTTGGAAATTAGAATTTGCGGGGCGCTCAGTTTATGACTAAATAACCTTATGCGCTGGCGAATGATTTTCCTCATCTCGGCGGCTATGAACGTAGCCTTGGCTGCGGCCTGGTATTTTTCCATCGGGCGGCCGTCGTCGAGCACCTATTCCATCAGCATCCCTTTCGGATCATCGGCTTCCACCACCAATCTAATCAAGACCAACATCGTCGTCCGTCGCCAGTTCTTCACGTGGCGCGAAGTGGAATCGTCCGACTATCCCACGTACATCGCCAACCTGCGCGACATCGGTTGTCCGGAACAAACCATTCGCGACATCATCGTGGCCGACGTCAATCAACTTTACGCGCAAAAACGCGCCACTGAAATCATGACCGCCGACCAGCAATGGTGGCGCTCGCAACCCGACACCAACCTCGTGGCAGCGGCGGCCGCCAAACTTCGCGCCCTCGAAGCGGAGCGGCGCGCGCTCCTGACCCGCCTGCTGGGTCCAAACTGGGAACCGCCTGAGTTGACCGGTGTTTTCACCAACCTTCCACCCTCGAAAAGTGGCGTGGTGCTTAACGGCCCGGTTCTCGGCGCTCTCTCAGCAGAGACCAAGGAAGCCGTGCAAGCCATCAGTGCGCGGGCGGCGGAGCGGGCGCAGGCGTATCTCGAAGCGCAACGCGCCGAAGGCAAGTCACCCGATCCCGCAGAACTGGCACGTCTCCGCCAGCAAACGCGCGATGAACTCTCGCGCATCCTGACGCCGCAACAGGTTGAAGAATTCCTCCTGCGCTATTCCGCCAATGCCGCCACTCTCCGCAATGAACTGCGCGGCTTCGATGTCACCCCGGATGAATTCCGCAATCTTTTCCGCGCGCGCGATGCCATCGATCAGCAGATTGCGCTTTATTACAGCGGCGACGACCCCGCCAGCTTGCAACAACGCAAACAATTGGAAGCACAACGCGACGCAGCCATGAAGCAAGCGCTGAGTCCCGACCGCCTCGAACTCTATCAGCTCAGCAAAGATCCCGGCTTCCAGCAGGCGCAGGCGACAGCGCAGAAATATGGCACGCCGCCGGAGGCCGTTCTGCCGCTTTACCGCATCAACCAAGCCGTCGAACAGGAGCAGCAACGCATCCGTACCGATCCTACCCTCAGCGCTGAACAACGGCTGGAACAATTACAGGCGGTGCGCGCCGACCATGAAAAATCCCTGCTCGCCATTCTGGGCGAAGATGGCTTCAAACGCTACCAGCAGGAAACTAATTCCGCTCCTTCAAGAACACCGTGAGCGAATGCAAACCGATCGTGATGGTCGCCCTCGCTCAGATGACTTGTTTCCCTCCCGTGCCTCGCCCCGTGGAATAAACGCTTCGGGAACTCCGGCAGTCACGCGAGCTATTCCACGGGGCAAGCCCCGTGGAATAAAGGCTTCAGGAACTCGCCACGTCAGGATTGCTATTCCACGGGGCGAGCCTAAATTCACCGCCTCATGAACAACGAGTTGAACGAACAAGTGCAGGCTGCGGCGGGCTGGATCAAAACTTTGCGCGCCGAAATTGGCTGCGTCATCGTCGGACAGGAACAATTGGTGGAGCGACTGCTCGTCGGCCTGCTCGCCAATGGGCACGTGCTGCTCGAAGGCGTACCCGGTCTCGCGAAAACCCTTTGCGTCCGCACGTTGGCCGCGGCAGTTCAGGCCTCGTTTCATCGCATCCAGTTCACGCCCGATCTGCTGCCCGCCGACATCGTCGGCACGCTGATCTACAATCCGCAGGACGGAAAATATCACGCGACGAAAGGTCCGGTCTTCGCCAACTTCGTCCTCGCCGACGAAATCAATCGCGCGCCAGCCAAGGTGCAATCGGCATTGCTGGAGGCGATGCAGGAACGCCAGGTCACGCTAGGAGGCGACACGATGCCGCTGCCGTCTCCGTTCCTCGTGCTCGCGACAGAAAATCCCATCGACCAGGAAGGCACATATCCGTTGCCCGAAGCGCAGGTGGACCGTTTCATGTTCAATGTGGTGCTGGATTATCCGTCGTTCGATGAAGAGCGAAGAATTCTCGACCGCATGGCGTTCACGGCGCCGGAAACCCAGATTAAACCCGTCGTCACTGCCGCCGAGATTTTGCAAACGCGCAAGGTCGTGGATCAAATCCACGTGGACGAGAAGGTGCGCGATTACATCGTGCATCTGGTGTTCGCCACGCGCCGACCGGAGCAATACAAGCTGGACGTGAAACATTTCATCCAGTTCGGCGCGTCACCGCGCGCGACGATTTACCTGACACTGGCCGCCAAGGCGTGGGCGTTGTTGCAGGGCCGCGCTTATGTCACACCCGAAGACGTGAAGAGCATCGGCCCGGATGTGTTGCGGCATCGCATCATCCTCACCTACGAAGCCGAGGCGCAGGCGGTGACAAGTGACGCTATCATCAACAAAGTTTTCAACACCGTGCCCGTGCCGTAAAATAAACGAAGAAGAAAACGAAAATGAAATCTGTTTGTCCTCGAACTGTTAACCCGCAACCCACATCGTATGCGTCTGCTATTTAGTCTAGCCTTAGTAATCGGCGGCATTTGTCTTTGTCTCCTTGATACACTTGCCCGCGCGCTCACGAACGCCCCCACGTTGTCCTACTATAAGAAGCAGCTCCAGTCATTTCCTATAAAGGAAACATACAGCAGAACGGAACTCGCCGACGCGGTTTGGCAAGTGTGGACGAATCAAGTGACTTTGCCGGATCAGAGCATGTATACTGTGGCCGACTTGAAGGAGGCGGTGGTCAGACCCTTGGTAGGGACTCACCAAGATTCCTGTGACCGGGGCGTATTCGAGCACGCAATCGGGAAAGTTGTAGGTTATGGGGGGCGTTCAGACACAAGGCCGGCAGTCTCCGGTTTTTTTGCCATGCTCGTCGGAGCATTTTTACTTGGGGGAGTTCTCTTCCCCGCCCGAAGCAAGAAGCGTCATGAAAGTGCCATCTAACAATCGAAGAGCTTTTAGCAAGATGTAGGATGACAGTCACCGAACTGCTTGAATCCGTCCGCCGCGTGGAGGTGCGCACCAACCGCATCGTGAACGACATGATGGTCGGCGCTTACCTCAGCCATTTCAGGGGCCGCGGCATGGACTTCGAGGAACTGCGCGAATACATGCCCGGCGACGACGTGCGCGACATTGACTGGAACGTCACCAATCGCATGGGGCGGCCGTTCGTGAAGCGTTTCCGCGAGGAACGCGAACTCACGATGGTGCTCGCGCTGGACATCTCGGCGTCGTCGGCGTTCGGATCATTGCGCCGCAGCAAGCGGGAATTCGCCGCCGAGATCGCCGCCACGCTCGCCATCTCAGCCACGCGCAGCAGGGACAAAGTCGCGCTGCTGCTGTTCACGAACCAGATCGAATTGTTCCTGCCGCCGCGCAAGGGACGTCGCCACATACTCCGGGTGATCCGGGAAATGCTTTTCCACGAGCCGAACCAGCGCGGCACAGATATTCCGGCGGCACTGACCTTTTTGAATCACGTCGTCCGTCGCCGCGCCATGGTTTTTCTGCTGACGGATTTCTTGCATAGCTACGGCGATGCGCAGCGTTGGAGTTCACGCTTTAGCGTGCTTCCGGACAAGCTGAAGCTTGAACTCCAACCCCAGCGCGACGTGATTCAGGAGTTGGGCCTCACTAACTCGCGGCACGATCTCGTGTGTCTGCACCTGCACGACCCACGCGAAAGCTCGTTACCCGACGCCGGCCTGTTGACCATTGAAGACGCGGAGACGGGCGAGTTGTTGGAAATTGATTCCGCCCGATCCACGGTGCGCGAACGGTTCGCGCGCACGAACGCCGACCGCCTGGCGGAACTGGATCGCGCGTTGAATCGCGCCGGAGTCGAGACGCTACGCTTCAACACCGCCGAACCGTTTGCTCAAACACTGCAAAGTTTCTTTGAGCTGCGACGAGGGAGGAGAAGGGGATGAGCATCGGAGGTCAGACGTCAGAAACCAGAAGTCAGAAGCCGCTCCGCCGTGCGGCTTGGTTTGGAATTCGGATGTTATGCAGCCTGCCTTTGGTTGCGTGCGCTCAACTCACCAACGACATCCCACCGCTGCGCCCGCCCCATGCCGAAATCCCACCGACGTTTTGGGAGCAACACACAGCGGGTGTCTGCATCGCTGGATTGGCTGTGCTCCTGATCGCCGGGTTGGTAGTGTGGCTCGCGCTGCGACCGAAGCCGCCAGTCATCGTTCCGCCGGAAGTTCAGGCGCGAAACGAGTTGGCAGGGCTGCGCAACCTGACCGAAGACGGTGTGGTCTTGAGCAAGGTGTCGCAAGCTGTGCGCCGCTATTTCGCCGCAGCTTTCGCTTTGCCGCCGGGCGAGTTCACCACTGCGGAGTTTTGCCAGGCCATTACGGCGAATGAACAAATCGGATCGGAGCTTGCGACTTCCACTGGCGATTTTCTGCGTCGCTGTGATGAGCGCAAGTTTGCGCCGTCAGTTGGTGGGGCGACAATTGGCGCGCCCGCCCGGGCCTTGGAACTCGTTGAATTGGCCGAAGCCCGTCGGGCGGGAAGAAAAGTTGATAGTTGATAGTTGAGAGTTGATAGTTGGGACTATCAACCATCAACTAAGCAGCGCGTGAGCGAGAGCTTCCAGTTTCAATATCCGTGGGTGCTGGCGTTGCTGGCGTTGTTGCCGGTTTATGCTTTGTTTGTCGGGAGCGCGGGCAAATTGTCGGCGCTGCGATTTCCGGGCGCGGAGATTGCCCGGGCGGCGGGTGTGGCGGCGCGTGCGGCGGCCGGGCGCTTATTGTTGTTTCTCCGATTGCTAACGGTGGCTTTGCTCATTGTCGCGCTGGCTGGACCGCGTTTTGCGAACGACCGCACCGAAACGCAGGTCAGCGGCGTGGACATCATGCTGGTGCTCGATTTGTCGTGGTCCATGATGGCGCTCGACATGGGCAAGCCGGGCGAGCGCGTGTCACGCTTTGACATTGCATCGTCCGTGATCGAGGACTTCATTCGTCGTCGGCCCAATGATCGCATCGGGTTGATCGCTTTTTCCGCCGTGCCGTATGTGGTCAGCCCGCTGACGCTCAATCACGACTGGCTGGCGCGGGGGTTGAATCGGTTGCATGTGGGAATCATTCGCGAACTCGGCACTGCCATCGGCGACGCCGCTGCCGCAGCGGCCAAGCGGCTCAAATCCGTGAAGGACAGCAAGAGCCGCATTATCATCCTGCTGACCGACGGCGACAACAACAAAGGCGAGATTGATCCCGTGCCCGCCGCGCAACTCGCCGCTGCGTTGGGGGCAAAGATTTACACCATCGGCATCGGAATTGAAGAGCCGTGTCAGTTGCCCAAGTTCAATCCCGCCACGGGAAAACTGGAACTCGATCCGAACGGCAACGCAATTCCGACGCTCACCTTGCAACCCGCCAACTACACGGTGCTCGACAAAATGGCGAAACTTGCTCGCGGGCGATCTTATCGGGCCAAAAACCGGAGCGAGCTGCAAAACATCTACGACGAAATTGATCAGCTTGAACGCACGGAGGTGAAGCTGCGACGCTTCACAACTTACACGCCACTGTTCCAATGGCCGCTGCTGGTGGCACTGGGATTGTTCGGGCTGGAACTGGCGCTGGCCAACACCAGAATGCGGAGGGTACCGTGAAGATAAAAATCCGAAATCCGAAATCCGAAATCCGAAACAAATCCCAATTCCGGATTTCAAATGAAGGAAACAGGTGCGCTGGGTTTGGAGCATTCGGATTTCGGCATTCGCATTTGTTTCGGATTTCGAGCTTCGGATTTCGGATTTTCTTCCCATGAACTTCGCCCTACCTCAACTCGCCGAACCACGCTGGCTCTGGCTCGCGGTGCTCGGCCCTTTGTCGCTTGTGGCATTGCATCGTTACTCGGCCTGGGCGCGACGGCGGCAGCTTGCGCAACTGGCCGCGCCGAAATTCCTCGGTGACCTGACGCGGTCGCACAGTCCGGCGCGACGCGCGTTCAAGCACGCAGTGCTCGTGCTGGCCATGGCGGGCATCGGATTGGCGCTCGCACGACCGCAATGGGGCGAACAGGAAAACGCCGGACAATCGCTCGGCGAGGACATCATGTTCGTGGTGGATTGTTCACAGAGCATGTTGGCGGCGGACGTGACGCCGAATCGGCTGCAGCGCGCGAAGCTGGCCATTCTGGATTTCGTGCAGCGCCGAGGGCGCGGGCGTGTCGGGCTGGTGGCATTCGCAGGGCAGGCATTCCTGCAATGCCCGCTGACGTTTGATTACGGCGCGTTCGAGGACGCGCTGACTGCATTGGACGAGAAAACGATTCCGGTGCCGGGCACGGACATTGGACGCGCACTGAACGAGGCGTTTCAGGGAATGGAAAAGCTCGATCGCCGCAAGGTGATGGTGCTGATCACAGACGGCGAGGATTTGGAGAAGGGCGGCATCCGTGCGGCACAAGACCTCGCAACCAACGGCGTCGTGGTATTCACGCTCGGCGTCGGCACTCCGGCGGGCGCGCAAATCCAGGTCTTGAACGAGCAAGGCAAGCCCGCGTTCCTCCGCGACTCAAAGGGCGCGATTGTGCGCAGCCGTTTGGATGAAGCGACGCTGCGGGCAGTTGCCCAAGCCACGCGAGGAAGCTATCATCCGCTTGGACCGGTGGGCGAAGGATTGATCGAAGTGAGTTCGGCGATTGAAACAATGGACGTGAGGGGAGATTCGGCGCGAGCGCGGCGATTTGCCATCGAGCGGTTTCATGTTCCAGTTGCGGCGGTGCTGTTGTTGGTCGTGATGGAATCGTTGATCGGAACCCGGAGACGTGCATTGACGAAAGTGGTTTCGGCTGGCCTGGCATTGGCGTTTGCCGCGTTCGGACCAAATTCATTTGCCGAATCGAGCGCCGATCGATCAGTCGCGCAGGGGTTGGCGGACGCGAAACAAACGATTCCGGTTACGCCGCTTGCCCCGTGGAATACCTGGCTCCAAGCTGACGCCGCTGCGCGAGTTGTTTATTCCACGGGGCGCGAGTTCTTCAATGCGGGCACTCGCAAGCTGAAGGACGAGCAATGGCGCGATGCAGAGCCGTTGTTTGAATCGGCCCTGGCGAGCCAGAAGGAAAATCTCCAACCGCCGACGCTTTACAACCTCGGCCTCGCGCGTTTTGCGCTGGGCGTGGACGAGTTGAAAAAATCTCCCGCCGGTAAAGCGACCGCTGCGAAGGCGCAGGCGACGGCGCTCGCCGCCGACGGAGCGGTTCAAGCGGCGACCGAGGCGCTGGCAAGCCAGGATTTGCAGAAGATGCTGGCAGCGTATCGGCGCGGACGAGGCGTGCGTCGGGAACTCAAGGCCGCAACTGCCGCGGTTCGGCGCGCAATGGAAGTGCATGGGAACGTTCTGGCGAAATGGCAGCGCGCTTCGGGAGATTTCAAAAGCGCGGTCGAGTTGAAGAACGATTACGCCGATGCCCGGCATAACGCCGATGTCGTGGATCGCCACATCGCTAAACTCGTGGATAGTTTGCGTGAATTGCAATCTGCGAAGATGTGCCTTGCCCAGAAGAGTGGTGCATTGGGCGAGGCATTGAAGGCGCTTAAGGGCAAGCTGCCGGCCCCGGACGGAAGTCCTGGGCCGGGTGAGGACGAGGACGATGAGCCATTCGGACCAAAGCCGGGAACACAGGAACCGCCCGGACGTGAAGGCCAGGAGATGAAGATTTCACCAGAGCAGGCGGGGCAACTGCTCGACGGTTTCAAATTGGGCGGCGATGCGCGACTTCCGATCGCTCAGGGAATTGAGGGCAGGCCGAAAGACCGAACGGGGCGAACCTGGTAACAACAACCAATTAAAAATGCAAAATGAAGAATGCAAAATGCCGGGCCGGAGGACCCGCGCTATTTTCATTTTTCATTTTTCATTTTTCATTTTTCATTGCGCTGGCGCGCAGCTTTCCAACGCGCCTGACCCGTTGATCACGCTGATGCAGTCACAACCTCCGATCATCACCGCGGCACCGACGCAAGTGGTGGCCAGGTTCGACCCCCCGCTTGTTCGGGTGGGCGAAGAAGCCACGTACCGCGTGGCTTTGGACGCGCTGCTCGACTCCATCGACTGGCCTGACAAAACGCCGGCCTCAGGTGGATTACAACTGCATCCGAGCGCGCGGGGACAGACCTTTCGAGTGTTCGGCCAAACTCTGCGACCGTTCAGCGCCTTCAATTTTCGCGCGAGGAGCGAGCAGCCCGGCACGTTTACGATTCCGGCATTTACAGTTCAAGCCTATGGCCGGCCGGTTCGCATTCCCGCCGCCCAATTGCAGGTCGTGGCCACAAATACGATCGGTTCAATGACCTCACCCCGGCTCGCATTGCAAATCCTGGCCACCAACATCTTCGTCGGGCAATCGGTGAAAGTGCGCGTGACGGTAGCCGGCATGCCGCCGGGTGTGGTTCAGGGTTTGTCGCAAATGGAGATCAGGGAGGACGGGGTCATGATGGATCGAAGCCTCACGCGGCAGCGCATTGAAACGCGAACGGTGAACGGCACAAACATCGCGACCTTGATTTACGAGACCGAGATCATTCCCATTACCGTCGGGGAACTTCCGCTCGCTGCGCAGGGTTTTCTGTCAGACAATTTGTTTGGTGGATCAATTACGATCACGGGTTCGGTCACCGTCGCCACTTTGCCGCCGACCTTGACGCTGGTTGACTCCGATCCGGTAACGGTGCGGGTTCGTCCGCTGCCGAGGAAGGGTGAACTGCCGGGATTCAACGGGGCCATCGGAAGTTTTGCCATCGACCCGCCGACGCTCGCCTCCAACGCTGTCCGGGCAGGCGACCCGGTCAAGCTGATCGTCACGATTCGCGGCCAGGGTAATCTCACCCGGTTGCTGCCACCCACGCCACCGCAGTCAGGAGGTTGGCAGCTTTTTGCCGCGAGCAGCGACAACGCAATCCCGCAACTGATCCAGGCGCGGGGCTTCGCCACATTCATCTTCACACTGATCCCGACCTCCGTGGACGTGCGTGGCACTCCCCCGATGCCGTTCAGCTACTTCGACCCCGACCGCGCCGTTTACGCAGACCTGACGATCCCGTCCGTGCCGCTGACAGCGAAGCCCAGTCAACAACCAACCGATACTCAGGCCGTAGCGCAAGCGGAGGCGCCGCCGGCGCGCCGTGAGAAGGAACTGCGCCTGAGCGAACTGGCGACCAAACCCGGCGCAACTACTGTTAGCCTTGTGCCGTTGCCGCTGCGAAAATGGTTTCCGTTTTTGCAAATCGCTCCCGTGCTGGGATTCCTGGCGCTGTGGGGATGGGATCGCCGGCGACGTTTTCTTGAACGGCATCCGGACATTGTGGTGCGGCGACGGGCGCGACGCGAATTGCGCCGGGCCAGACGCCAACTCCGAAACGCTATCAGCCAAAGTGACGCGGCAGGGATCGCGAGTTGCGGCGTGAAAGCAATGCGTGTGGCGGTGGCACCACACTTTCCGGCAGAACCGCGGGCCTTGGTTGGCGCGGATGTTTTGTCGTTGCTGAGCGAAAAGGATCAAAAAGGCCGGGCGGGCGCAACCGTCCGTGAACTGTTTGATAAAGCGGACGCGGCCCGATTCAGCACCAAGCCGGCAGCTTCGAGCGACCTGCTGGCTGGACAAACTGAAATCGAGCGCGTGCTCGACCAACTGGAGGAGAAGTTGTGACCGCCGTGCTTCGGATGGCAATTCTCACAGTCACGCTTCTGGGCCTTGGTCTCTTCAACGGCTCAGGTCAGTCCCCGGAGGAATGCTTTCAACGTGGCACTGAGGCGTATCGCGTCAAAGATTTCATTGCAGCCGCAAGCGCTTTTCGTGAGTGCGCCCAACGACAGCCCGGCGCCGGCGCGTTGCAGAATCTCGGTCTGGCCCAGTGGCAGAACGGCAACGTGGGCGAGGCAGTGCTCGCTTGGGAACAGGCGCGCTGGCTCGATCCGGCCAACCGCGCGGCAAAATCAAACCTGGAGTTTGCTCGGAAGAACGCGCAACTCGCATCGCCTGAACTGGCGTGGTATGAGGTGCCCTCAACCTGGCTCTCCGCGAATGCATGGGCGTGGATCGCGAGCCTGGCACTGTGGTTTACCGTCGGCATCATTATCGTTCCGGGAGTTTTGCGAAAACGTCGCACGAACTTACAGCAGGCGTTGGCAGCCGCCGGGCTGGTGGCGCTGCTCCTCAGCGTTC
Proteins encoded in this region:
- a CDS encoding BatD family protein, whose protein sequence is MQNEECKMPGRRTRAIFIFHFSFFIFHCAGAQLSNAPDPLITLMQSQPPIITAAPTQVVARFDPPLVRVGEEATYRVALDALLDSIDWPDKTPASGGLQLHPSARGQTFRVFGQTLRPFSAFNFRARSEQPGTFTIPAFTVQAYGRPVRIPAAQLQVVATNTIGSMTSPRLALQILATNIFVGQSVKVRVTVAGMPPGVVQGLSQMEIREDGVMMDRSLTRQRIETRTVNGTNIATLIYETEIIPITVGELPLAAQGFLSDNLFGGSITITGSVTVATLPPTLTLVDSDPVTVRVRPLPRKGELPGFNGAIGSFAIDPPTLASNAVRAGDPVKLIVTIRGQGNLTRLLPPTPPQSGGWQLFAASSDNAIPQLIQARGFATFIFTLIPTSVDVRGTPPMPFSYFDPDRAVYADLTIPSVPLTAKPSQQPTDTQAVAQAEAPPARREKELRLSELATKPGATTVSLVPLPLRKWFPFLQIAPVLGFLALWGWDRRRRFLERHPDIVVRRRARRELRRARRQLRNAISQSDAAGIASCGVKAMRVAVAPHFPAEPRALVGADVLSLLSEKDQKGRAGATVRELFDKADAARFSTKPAASSDLLAGQTEIERVLDQLEEKL
- a CDS encoding VWA domain-containing protein encodes the protein MNFALPQLAEPRWLWLAVLGPLSLVALHRYSAWARRRQLAQLAAPKFLGDLTRSHSPARRAFKHAVLVLAMAGIGLALARPQWGEQENAGQSLGEDIMFVVDCSQSMLAADVTPNRLQRAKLAILDFVQRRGRGRVGLVAFAGQAFLQCPLTFDYGAFEDALTALDEKTIPVPGTDIGRALNEAFQGMEKLDRRKVMVLITDGEDLEKGGIRAAQDLATNGVVVFTLGVGTPAGAQIQVLNEQGKPAFLRDSKGAIVRSRLDEATLRAVAQATRGSYHPLGPVGEGLIEVSSAIETMDVRGDSARARRFAIERFHVPVAAVLLLVVMESLIGTRRRALTKVVSAGLALAFAAFGPNSFAESSADRSVAQGLADAKQTIPVTPLAPWNTWLQADAAARVVYSTGREFFNAGTRKLKDEQWRDAEPLFESALASQKENLQPPTLYNLGLARFALGVDELKKSPAGKATAAKAQATALAADGAVQAATEALASQDLQKMLAAYRRGRGVRRELKAATAAVRRAMEVHGNVLAKWQRASGDFKSAVELKNDYADARHNADVVDRHIAKLVDSLRELQSAKMCLAQKSGALGEALKALKGKLPAPDGSPGPGEDEDDEPFGPKPGTQEPPGREGQEMKISPEQAGQLLDGFKLGGDARLPIAQGIEGRPKDRTGRTW